The genomic window CGCCACGCCTTCGAGACCTGGGGCGTGCGCCGGATCTCCTTCCGCGCCGACGTCCGCAACCTGCGTTCGTGCGCCGCCATCGAGCGGCTCGGCGCCACCTGCGAAGGCGTCCGCCGGGCGCACTCGCGCGGGCTGGACGGCGCCGTCCGCAGCACGGCGTTCTATTCGATCCTGGACGACGAGTGGCCCGCTGTCCGCGATGTCGTCGAGCTGCGCCTCGCCGCGGCCGCGTCGACCGCGGTTGCGGACCGGACCGCGGACGGCCGGCTCCCCGAGGGGCCGACGACGGCCGCGCCCATGGCTTCCGTGCCGATGACCTCCGTGTCGAGGCCTGCCGTGTCGAGGCCTTCCGTGCCGGCGTCTGCCGTGCCGGCGGTGGCCTGTCTCGCGCCGCACTCCGCCTGATCGCGGCGGTCGGCGCCAACCTCCCGTTAACGAAAGGTCCTTGCGGGAATTCGTCCGGCAGTCGCCGTTGACCTGCCCGCATACGGCTGCGAGACTCGCGGGGCGTTCGAGTGGTTTAGACCATCCGTCGGCTTCTTGCGTTCTGGTCGATCACCCCAGTGTGAACATTGGAGACACCGTGAGAACTAGCAGGATCGCGTGGGGCGCCCCACTCGCAGCCGCGATCACCGCAGCCGCTCTCGTGCTGAGTGCTTCGCCCCCCACGCCCGACTCGTCGCCGCCCCAAGACCTCGCGGCCCGTCCCGCCGGCTCGGCGCTGCCCGCCGTCCACCCCACGCCCCAGTCGCTCACCCGGGCCGGCTCCGACGTCCCCGTCACCCGCCGGGCCGTCCTCGTCACCGACGCCCGCACGGACCAGGCGGCCGCGGCCCGGCTGCGCGAGCTCCTCAGGGCGCACGGGGCGACGAGCATCGACACCGCCACACCTCGCCAGGCGTCGGCGGCCCCCAACCGGCCGGGCGACGCAAGCCTCACGGTGCTCCTCGGCCCCGCCTCCCGCCCCGACATCGCCGAGGCGCTGGACGGCACTCGCGCCCCCGAGCGCGCCGAGGGCTACGCCCTGAGCGCCCGGTCGGAGCGGCGGGCGCCGGACGTGATAGCCCTGGGCGGCCACGACACCGCCGGGCAGTTCTACGCCGTCCAGACCCTGCGCCAGCTCTTCCGCCCCGCCGGGGGCCACCGCTGGTCCGTCGCCGGCGTCCAGGCCGCCGACTTCCCCGCCATGCCGCTGCGCGGCACGATCGAGGGGTTCTACGGCCTGCCCTGGACCCACCAGGAACGCCTGGACCAGATGGACTTCTACGGCGACGTGAAGGCCAACACCTATATCTACGCGCCCAAGGACGACCCGTACCACCGCGGCAAGTGGCGGGAGCCCTACCCGGCCGACAAGCTGAAGGAGCTCGGCGAACTGGTCGGCCGCGCGAGCGCCAACCACGTCCGCTTCACCTTCGCGGTCTCTCCCGGCGAGTCGATCTGCTACTCGGACGCCGCCGACCGCGACGCCCTCAAGACCAAGCTCCAGGCCCTGTACGACCTGGGCACACGCGCCTTCTCCATACCGCTCGACGACATCAGCTACACCCGCTGGAACTGCGACGGCGACCAGGCGGCGTACGGCGCCCCCGGACGGGCCGCCGCGGCCGCGGCCCAGGTCGACCTGCTCAACGACATCCAGCGGAACTTCATCGCCACCCACGAGGGCGCGCAGCCCCTGCAGACAGTTCCCACCGAGTACGGCGACCTGACCGACACCGCCTACAAGCAGGCGATCCGGGCCACGCTCGACCCCGCCGTCGTGATGATGTGGACCGGCACGGACGTCGTACCGCCCAGCATCACCGGCGCACAGGCCGAGGCGGCGTCCGCGCTCTTCGGCCGCAAGGTCTTCGTCTGGGACAACTATCCGGTCAACGACTACTTCAACACGAGCGGACGGCTGCTGCTCGCCCCGTACGACAAGCGTGAGGCCGGCCTCTCCGGCCACCTCAGCGGCATCGTCGCCAACCCGATGAACCAGCCCTACGCGAGCAAGGTCGCCGTCTTCGGCGCCGCAGCCTTCGCCTGGAACGACCGCGCCTACCAGGCCGCAACGAACTGGCACGGCGCGATGTCCTACCTCGCCGGGGGCGACCGCGCGGCCACCGAAGCACTGCTCGTCCTCGGCGACCTCGAACACCTCGCCCCCACCTTCGGGGCCACGCCCTGGCAGAACCAGGCACCCCGACTCGCCGCCCGCGTCCAGGAGTTCTGGGCCGACTGGGACGGCGGCGACCGCGACCGGGCGGTCAGGGAGCTGCGCGGCTACGCACGGAGCATCCAGCAGGCGCCGGCCACCATCCGCGGCGGTGCGGTGCAGCAGGGATTCGTCACCGACGCCGAGGACTGGCTCGACGCCACCGTGCTGTGGGGCGAGGCGGCCGTGAAGATGCTCGACGCACTCGCCGCCAGGAACCACGGCGACGAGGAGCGCGCCGGAACTCTGGCCGCCGCATCCCGCGAGCTGCAGGACCGGGCCAAGGCGATCCGCACCGTACCGGCCCGCAACACCTGGGGCGAGGCCCAGCCCAAGGTCGGCGACGGCGTCCTGGACACCTTCCTCACGCAGGCCGAAGCCCGGCTCGCAGAGGGGGACTCCGCCGGGTAGGGCCACAACCGGCCAGGTGGGCCCGGGGCGCCGCCAACGGCGTCCCGGGCCACCGCCGTTCAGGCCCGGGGGGCAAGCCAGGGGGTCAAGCCAGGGGTCACCACCGGCCCGTACAGGCCCTCGGCGGTTCAGGGTTCGATCAGCCCGACGCGGATGGCATAGCGGGTCAGTTCCAGCCGGTCCCGCAGCCCCAGCTTCTGGAGCAGGTTGGCCCGGTGCCGCTCGACGGTCTTGGCACTGATGACGAGGAGGTCGCCGATCTCCTTCGACGTGTGGCCCTCGGCGACCAGCTTGAGGATCTCCTCCTCGCGCTCGGTGATGGGCCTGGCCGGGAGGGGATCGCCCTGCCGGGCGCGGTCCAGGTACGTGCGGATGAGGGTGGTCTCCGCGCCCGGGTAGATGAAGGGCTCGTCGCGGATGGCGGCGCGGCAGGCCGCCACGAGGTCCCGGTCCGCCACGGACTTCGGTACGTAGCCGCTCGCCGCCCGCCTCACCCGGCGGCGCGGCAGGGACTCGGCCGTGGTGCCCGGGGTGAGGGAGCAGGTGGATCCGGCCGCTGACCCGTTGGCGGGGAGCCCCGGACACTGAGGGGCACGGCTCTGGACAACGTCCCTGCCGCGGTCAGGACCTGGGGTGCCCGCCTCGGCCCGGTCGGGGGCGGTCGAAGAGGTCCACGGCGATCGCGCCCAGGACCAGCCCGGCCGCGAGCAGCAGCCCCTGCGGCAGCACGGCGCCGAGGACCACGGCGCCGAGCGCGCAGACCGCACGTCGGCGGAGACCGTCATCCACTCCGAGTCGACGCCTCGGCGATCTGCTGGGAGGCGGGTTCCAGGACGAGGCCGCCGGCGGACTGGGTGATCATGTCGATCTCCTTGGAATCTCGGACGGCTGCCGACCGAGGGGCAGATGTAAGCGCCGGCCATATACGATCAGGGTCACTCGCCCGAGTGCTGATCGCATCCGTCGGGGCCCGGCCGCGACCGCGGCGTACCGCCGTCGGGAGGCCGAGTCGGGCGGCACCCAGGAGGATGGCTGGGTGAGCGAAGGCGCGACGCCCCAGGGCTTCTCCGGTCTGACCGCGAGGAGCAGTGACTCAGGGTCACCGCTGCGGGACTTCCTGCGTACGGAGACCGGCAGTGCCGTCGTGCTCATGGCCGCGGCCCTCGCCGCCCTCGCCTGGGCGAACGTGGCACCCGCGGCGTACGAGGCGCTGTGGCACACGGAGCTGTCCGTGCGGGTCGGGCGGTACGGGGTCGGCCTCGGGCTGCGCGAGTGGGTCAACAGCGGCCTCATGACCCTGTTCTTCTTCGTGGTCGGACTGGAGGCGCGCCGCGAGTTCGACATGGGTGAGCTCCGCGAACGCAAGCGCGTGACCCTGCCGCTGCTGGCCGGACTCAGCGGCATGCTCGTGCCGGTCGGCCTCTACCTGGCCGTCAACGTGGGGGAGCCGTCCGCGTACGGCTGGGGGGCGGCGATGTCCACGGACACCGCGTTCGCGCTCGGCATGCTCGCCCTCATCGGCAAGCGGATGCCGCCGGGCCTGCGCGTGTTCATCCTGACCCTCTCCGTCGTCGACGACTTCGTGGCCCTGGCCGTCGTCGCCGGCGTGTACAGCGGCCCCCTCTCGATGGCGGCCCTGCTCTGCGCGGCCGCGGTGTTCGCCGTGGTCCTGATGGCGCGCGCGGCCGGACTGCGGTGCGGAGCGGTGTACGCGCTGCTCGGCGCGGTGCTCTGGCTCGCGTTGCTGGAATCGGGCATCGACCCGGTCGTCACCGGGCTCGCCATGGGGCTGCTCACCAGCGCACATCCCGCGGCGCGCAGCGAACTCGAGCGCGCGAGCGACCTGTTCCGCTTCTTCCGGGAGCAGCCCACCCCGGATCTCGAACGGTCCGTACGACGCGGGCTGGCCTCCGCGCTCTCCCCCAACGAACGTCTGCAGCGGCAGTACCACCTCTGGACCAGCTTCGTCATCGCACCGCTCTTCGCGCTCGCCAACGCCGGTATCGAGCTGAGCGGAGAGCAGCTCTCCCGCGCGTTCACCTCGCCCATCACTCTCGGCGTCCTGCTCGCCCTCGTCCTCGGCAAGCCCCTCGGAATCCTGGGCGCTTCGTCGCTGACGACGCTGCTGAGCGGCGGACGGCTGCGGCCCCCGGCCGGCTGGGGCGCGGTCGCGGTCGGCGGCTCCCTCGCGGGCGCGGCCTTCACGGTGTCGCTGCTGATCGCCGACCTCGCCTTCGACGGTACGCAGCTGGCCGACGCGAAGGTCGGTGTGCTCAGCGCGGTCCTCTGTTCCTTCGCGCTCGGCCTGCTGTTGACCCGGCTCCTCGCGTTCCTGCCCAAGCGGCTGCGTCTGCGAGCCCTGCTCGGCCGCGCGGAGAGCATGGTCGACCTCGCGGTGCCCGTCGACCCCGAGCGCGACCATGTGCGCGGCCCGAACGACGCCCCGGTCACGGTCGTCGAGTACGGCGACTTCGAGTGTCCGTACTGCGGTCAGGCCGAGCCGGTGGTCCGGGAGCTGCTCAGGGACGTCGGGGGCGTCCGCTACGTATGGCGTCATCTGCCGCTCAACGACGTCCACCCGCACGCCCAGCTGGCAGCGGAGGCGGCAGAGGCGGCGGCCGGGCAGAGGCGGTTCTGGGAGATGCACGACCTGCTGCTCGACCACCAGGGCGCCCTGCTCGCCCCTGACCTCCTGCGCTACGCGGCGGAACTGGGCCTGGACGCCGAGCGATTCCGACGCGACCTGCGGGCGCACCGGGCCGCGGCGCGTGTGGCCGAGGACGTCGAGTCGGCGGACCTCAGCGGGGTCTCGGGGACACCGACGTTCTTCGTCAACGGCCGCAGGCACCACGGTGCCTACGACATCGCCGGGCTCAAGGCCGCGGTGCGGGAGGCTCGGGCGCGGGCAGCCGTGATGGGCTGATGCGCGGGCCCGATGCGCGCAACACGCGTCCCCGTCCGTGGTCCGCTCACCCGCCGTCCACGGGGAACGCGAGCGCCACGGTGCCCCGCATGTCGAGCCAGAGCGTCTCGGCGCCGCGGACCATGCGCAGCACCACCTCGTCGCACCCCTCGCAGCGTGCCACCAGGCCGGGAGCGTGCGCGTACACGCGCAGTCCGGCAACGGGTCCCGTGCGGCCGCAGTGCACACAGCGGCTGGTCGCGCTGGTCACGTCGACCGTGAACACCTCGGAGAGCGGCCCTGCCAGGGCGTTGCCGTCCATGTACGCGAACTCGGCGGGGGAGCCGTCTGCCGGAATCGTCATGTCATCCTCCACTGGGGCCGAAACGCTCTGTCCTGATGCGCTCGGGAGGGTGGCCGAGGAGCACCAGGGAGGCGGCGGCCTGCTCGACGAACCCGGTGGGTCCGCAGACGTAACAGGCAGGAGCGAAGTCCGGGGGCCAGCCGCCCCGCACCAGATCCTCGGGTGTCAGCCGGCCCGGCGGGCGCGGCCAGTTGTCGGGCGCCGTACGCGTGTAGACGTAGGCGGTGTCCAAGCCCGGTGAGCCCTTTCGCAGTTCGGTCGCGTACAGGCGGGCTTCTGGGTCGCGTACGGAGTACAGCAGCCTGAAGGGGATGCGGCTGCCCGCCGCGTCCCGCGTCCGGATCATGGACATCAGCGGCGCGAGCCCGGAACCGCCTGCCACCAGCAGGACCGGTTCCTTCTGCTCGGGCCGCCAGACGAACCATCCGCCGACGGGGCCGCGGATCTCCACGAAGTTCCCCGTCAGGAGCTCGTCCACGAGATACGGCGACACCTCGCCGTCGGGCACGCGCTGCACCGTCAGCTCCACCCGTTCGCCGTCCGGTGCGGACGCCACGGAGTAGCTGCGATGTGCGCGGTACCCGTCCTCCGCCGTCAGCCGGACGTCGATGTGCTGGCCCGCCAAGTGCCCCGGCCAGTCCGGCACATGCAGCACCAGCGTCACGGCCGTCGCCGACTCCGCGTGCCGGTCCACGACCTCGCCGGTCCGCCAGCGCGGACGATCGCCTAGTCGCCCTGGTACCGCTGCTCTCGCCATGGGTCTCCGTAGTCGTGATAGCCGGCGCTCTCCCAGAACCCCGGTTCGTCGTCCTGGCGGAGCTCGATCCCGCGCACCCACTTCGCGGACTTCCACAGGTACAGGTGCGGGACGAGGAGCCGCGCCGGGCCGCCGTGTTCGGGAGCCAGGTCCTCGCCGTCGTAGCGGTGCACGATCCACGCCTGCCCGTCGAGGAGGTCCTCCAGCGGCAGATTGGTGGTGTACCCGCCATGAGCGTGGATGAATGCGAATTCGGCGGCCGTCTCCACGTCCTCCAGCAGCACGTCCAAGGAGACGCCCTGCCACTCCGTGCCGAACTTCGACCACCTGGTCACGCAGTGCAGGTCGACCGTGGGCGACTCCATGGGCAGCGCCATGAAGGCCGCCCAGTCCCAGCTGTGCCGGGCACCGTCCTCGGTGGTGATGTCGAGCTCCCAGTCCTCCTGGGCCACGTGCGGGGTGGGGCCGGCCGAGAGCACCGGGAAGTCGAACGTCTCGAATTGGCCGGGCGGCAGCTTCCGGTCGTCGGCGGGCCGTCGGCCGTGGAATCCGCGCGAGATAATGGGCACATGTCCAGCATGGCCACGTTGTAGGCGATCGGGCTACTTGAGCGTGTCATGTGCACCGTCGTCCGCCGCCCGGCCGCAGTTCCGGGCTACGACTGCTGGAGCCAGTCCCTGTAGTGCGTCGGGGCGAGATCGGCGTCCTCCGGTGCGGTCAGCACGGTTCCGGGGACCACGGCGAACATGCCCGCCTCCTCGTCGGTGACCACGCTGCGGCCGTCTGGGCGGGCGGCCAGGGTGATCCGGCCCAGCTCGTCGAGGGGGAAGACATCGGGGCCCGCGATGCTGCGGATGCCCTGCAAGGGGGCGTCGGAGGCGGTCGCGGCGACCGCGGCGGCGACGTCGGCGGCGGCGATCGGCTGCACGGGGGTGGACGGCAGCCGGACGGTGTCACCCTCGGTCGTCATGGACATGATCCCCTGGACGAACTCGTAGAACTGCGTGGCATGCACGATCGAGTACGGGGTCGACCCGTTCTTGAGGATGTTCTCCTGGGTGACCTTGGCCAGGTAGTAGTCGAGCTTCGGCACCTTGTCCACGCCGACGATCGAGAGGATCACGGAGTGGCGGACCCCGGCCGCCTCCGCCGCGGCCCCGATGTTGCTCATCGACGTCTCGAAGAAGCCGATCGAGGCCTCGTCGAAGGTGGGGGAGTTCGTCAGGTTGATCACCACGTCGGTGCCCGAGAGAGCCTGTTCCAGGCCCTTGCCGCTGAGCACGTCGACCCCGCTGGAGAGCGAAGCGGGTACGACGTCGTGGCCGGCCGCTCTCAGCCGCTCGACCACCTTCGAGCCGATCAGACCGCTTCCCCCCAGGACTGTGAACTTCATGGCGCGCACCCTTCGTCGAGTCTTCGTTCAGGGAAGATGCGGTCCGCGTCGAACCGGAGAAGGTCCGCGTCGAACCGGAGAGCCGGTCCCGACCACCTTCGACCACCGTACGCCGCGGAAGGGATGAACCGCGTGAAACGGGCTTTCCGTCCACTGTGTCTGCTGGTGCACCAGCAGGTGCGCCAGCTGGTGCACCCGGCCGGCCGCGGCGGCTGACCTGCGGACCTGCACACAGGCGGCGTAGGCTCGTTGACATACCTGCCCGTGTCGTCGGCCCCCGTACCGACGCCAAGGCCGGAGGTGGCGTGATGGCGAACAGCGAACCTGTGTCGAACCCCCCGGAGCACCAGGGACAGCGGTCCGAGGCATGGAAGACGGCGGTCACCGTGATCCAGGAGGCCAAACCGCCCCATGTGCCCGAGGGTGCGGAGGTCGCGACCCTGCTCGTCGAGTTTCCCCCGGGAGACCCCGGTACCCCTCCGCACCGGCACTTCGGACCGGCCTTCGGCTATGTGCTGGAGGGCGAGATGCTGTTCGAGCTGGAAGGGGAGCCCGAGCGGGTCGTCCGGGCCGGGGAGGCGTTCTGGGAACCGGGGGGCGACGTGATCCACTACCAGGACGGCAACAACCGCACGGACATCCCCAGTCGGTTCGTCGTCACGATGATGTGCGAACCGGACAAGCCCATGCTCGTCCTCGTCGACGAAGAGGAACTGGCACAGCGCAAGGACAGGCGAGCCCCCCGGCCGTCCTAGGGGGTGACCGCCCGCCTTCCGCGACGTGCCAGGAAGTCATGCGTGTGCTCGCACAGTTCACACACTGAAAGCCTGAGCCGTACATGTCTGGCGAGGATCTTGCCGTCTTCGCATCCGACGGCGGGCCGGTGCTGGTCACCGGTGGCACCGGACACGTCGGCGGTCATACGGTCGCAAGGCTGCTGCAAAAGGGGTACCGCACCCACGTGACGGTCCGGGAGCCCGGCCGGGAGGCCGAGGCGCTGGCCCTGGTCCGCCCGGCCGGGGTCGATCCGGCCGACCGGCTGGAGCTCGCCGTGGCGTACGTGGGCAGTGACGACGGCTGGGCGGCCGCCGTGGACGGTGTCAGCCATGTGCTGCACCTGGCGTCGCCCTTCCCGTTCACCCCGCCCGAGACCGGTGATGCCGGAGGGCGACAGCATCCGGGCGTGACCGCCTCCGCGCGCTCGTAGGGTGCGGGGAACAACCTGCACCCCGACGAGCGAGGCGGCATGGCCGGCCTCTCGCTACTCGGTGATCTCGATCTTTCCGTTGGGCGCGGGCGTCCCGGCCATCGGGACCGCGTTGCCGCCGCCGCGGGCGGTGATGCCCTTGAGCAGCTGGGCGAGGTCCACTCCTGTGGTGGCGCCGAGGAGTTCCATGCCCTGGGCGACGTTGTCCGTGACCGTACGAGACAGCTTGCTCGCCCCGTCGGTGGAGATGACGGTCAGCTTGTCGACGGCGCTGAGCGGTTCGGCCGCCTTGGCGACGACCTGCGGGAGCACCTCGACGAGCATCTGGAGGACGGCCGCGTCGCCGTACTGCGCGAAGGCGTCGGCCTTCTTCCGCATCGCCTCGGCCTCCGCCGTGCCCTTCGCCGCGATCGCCGCGGCCTGGGCGTCTCCTTCGATGCGCACGGCCTCGGCCAGCGCCGCCCGGTGGAGCTTCTCGCCCTCACCGGTCAGGCGTGCCCGCTCCGAGGCCGCCTCGGCCTCCTTCACCAGGGCGATACGGTGCGCCTCGGCCTCCTGCTCGGCCTGGTAGCGGGCCGCGTCGGCCGGCTTGCGGACCTGAGTGTCGAGTTGACGGTCGGTCAGCGCAGCCTGCCGTTGGGCCACCTTCTCCTGCTCGGCCAGGACCTCCTGCTGGCGGGCGGCCTCGGCGAGCGGACCCGCCGCGTTGGCCTGGGCCGCGGCCTCGTCCGTCTGGGCCTTGATCTCGGCCTGCTTCAGGTACAGCGTCCGCTGGGCGATCGCGATCTCTTCCTCGGCCTTCAACCGGGCCTGCTCGGCAGCGCGGCGCGCCACCGCCTCCGCGATGTCCGCCTCCTGCTTGGCGCGGGCGGCCTCGGGGCGGCCGAGGTCCTCCAGATACGAGCCCTCGGTGGTGATGTCCTGGATCTGGAAGGCGTCGAGCACCAGGCCCTGCCCGGAGAGGCTGGCCTCTGCCTCCTCGGCGACCTGCCCGGCGAACGCGGCGCGGTCCCGGATGATGTCCTCCAC from Streptomyces formicae includes these protein-coding regions:
- a CDS encoding beta-N-acetylhexosaminidase family protein yields the protein MRTSRIAWGAPLAAAITAAALVLSASPPTPDSSPPQDLAARPAGSALPAVHPTPQSLTRAGSDVPVTRRAVLVTDARTDQAAAARLRELLRAHGATSIDTATPRQASAAPNRPGDASLTVLLGPASRPDIAEALDGTRAPERAEGYALSARSERRAPDVIALGGHDTAGQFYAVQTLRQLFRPAGGHRWSVAGVQAADFPAMPLRGTIEGFYGLPWTHQERLDQMDFYGDVKANTYIYAPKDDPYHRGKWREPYPADKLKELGELVGRASANHVRFTFAVSPGESICYSDAADRDALKTKLQALYDLGTRAFSIPLDDISYTRWNCDGDQAAYGAPGRAAAAAAQVDLLNDIQRNFIATHEGAQPLQTVPTEYGDLTDTAYKQAIRATLDPAVVMMWTGTDVVPPSITGAQAEAASALFGRKVFVWDNYPVNDYFNTSGRLLLAPYDKREAGLSGHLSGIVANPMNQPYASKVAVFGAAAFAWNDRAYQAATNWHGAMSYLAGGDRAATEALLVLGDLEHLAPTFGATPWQNQAPRLAARVQEFWADWDGGDRDRAVRELRGYARSIQQAPATIRGGAVQQGFVTDAEDWLDATVLWGEAAVKMLDALAARNHGDEERAGTLAAASRELQDRAKAIRTVPARNTWGEAQPKVGDGVLDTFLTQAEARLAEGDSAG
- the nhaA gene encoding Na+/H+ antiporter NhaA; its protein translation is MSEGATPQGFSGLTARSSDSGSPLRDFLRTETGSAVVLMAAALAALAWANVAPAAYEALWHTELSVRVGRYGVGLGLREWVNSGLMTLFFFVVGLEARREFDMGELRERKRVTLPLLAGLSGMLVPVGLYLAVNVGEPSAYGWGAAMSTDTAFALGMLALIGKRMPPGLRVFILTLSVVDDFVALAVVAGVYSGPLSMAALLCAAAVFAVVLMARAAGLRCGAVYALLGAVLWLALLESGIDPVVTGLAMGLLTSAHPAARSELERASDLFRFFREQPTPDLERSVRRGLASALSPNERLQRQYHLWTSFVIAPLFALANAGIELSGEQLSRAFTSPITLGVLLALVLGKPLGILGASSLTTLLSGGRLRPPAGWGAVAVGGSLAGAAFTVSLLIADLAFDGTQLADAKVGVLSAVLCSFALGLLLTRLLAFLPKRLRLRALLGRAESMVDLAVPVDPERDHVRGPNDAPVTVVEYGDFECPYCGQAEPVVRELLRDVGGVRYVWRHLPLNDVHPHAQLAAEAAEAAAGQRRFWEMHDLLLDHQGALLAPDLLRYAAELGLDAERFRRDLRAHRAAARVAEDVESADLSGVSGTPTFFVNGRRHHGAYDIAGLKAAVREARARAAVMG
- a CDS encoding DUF6510 family protein; this translates as MTIPADGSPAEFAYMDGNALAGPLSEVFTVDVTSATSRCVHCGRTGPVAGLRVYAHAPGLVARCEGCDEVVLRMVRGAETLWLDMRGTVALAFPVDGG
- a CDS encoding ferredoxin reductase, which codes for MARAAVPGRLGDRPRWRTGEVVDRHAESATAVTLVLHVPDWPGHLAGQHIDVRLTAEDGYRAHRSYSVASAPDGERVELTVQRVPDGEVSPYLVDELLTGNFVEIRGPVGGWFVWRPEQKEPVLLVAGGSGLAPLMSMIRTRDAAGSRIPFRLLYSVRDPEARLYATELRKGSPGLDTAYVYTRTAPDNWPRPPGRLTPEDLVRGGWPPDFAPACYVCGPTGFVEQAAASLVLLGHPPERIRTERFGPSGG
- a CDS encoding molybdopterin-dependent oxidoreductase, translated to MPIISRGFHGRRPADDRKLPPGQFETFDFPVLSAGPTPHVAQEDWELDITTEDGARHSWDWAAFMALPMESPTVDLHCVTRWSKFGTEWQGVSLDVLLEDVETAAEFAFIHAHGGYTTNLPLEDLLDGQAWIVHRYDGEDLAPEHGGPARLLVPHLYLWKSAKWVRGIELRQDDEPGFWESAGYHDYGDPWREQRYQGD
- a CDS encoding SDR family oxidoreductase — protein: MKFTVLGGSGLIGSKVVERLRAAGHDVVPASLSSGVDVLSGKGLEQALSGTDVVINLTNSPTFDEASIGFFETSMSNIGAAAEAAGVRHSVILSIVGVDKVPKLDYYLAKVTQENILKNGSTPYSIVHATQFYEFVQGIMSMTTEGDTVRLPSTPVQPIAAADVAAAVAATASDAPLQGIRSIAGPDVFPLDELGRITLAARPDGRSVVTDEEAGMFAVVPGTVLTAPEDADLAPTHYRDWLQQS
- a CDS encoding cupin domain-containing protein, encoding MANSEPVSNPPEHQGQRSEAWKTAVTVIQEAKPPHVPEGAEVATLLVEFPPGDPGTPPHRHFGPAFGYVLEGEMLFELEGEPERVVRAGEAFWEPGGDVIHYQDGNNRTDIPSRFVVTMMCEPDKPMLVLVDEEELAQRKDRRAPRPS
- a CDS encoding NAD-dependent epimerase/dehydratase family protein is translated as MSGEDLAVFASDGGPVLVTGGTGHVGGHTVARLLQKGYRTHVTVREPGREAEALALVRPAGVDPADRLELAVAYVGSDDGWAAAVDGVSHVLHLASPFPFTPPETGDAGGRQHPGVTASARS
- a CDS encoding flotillin family protein yields the protein MSPVVTAVVGVVVLLVLLALVVVTRYKVAGPSEAFIVTGRRGKKSTDPATGRVFTDNSGQKVVVGGGVFVVPFVQQKFTLDLSSRHIPVAVRGAVTLRGVKANLEGVAIVKVGGTEDSIRAAAQRFLMQQDGIVGFTQEVLSGALRSIVGRMSVEDIIRDRAAFAGQVAEEAEASLSGQGLVLDAFQIQDITTEGSYLEDLGRPEAARAKQEADIAEAVARRAAEQARLKAEEEIAIAQRTLYLKQAEIKAQTDEAAAQANAAGPLAEAARQQEVLAEQEKVAQRQAALTDRQLDTQVRKPADAARYQAEQEAEAHRIALVKEAEAASERARLTGEGEKLHRAALAEAVRIEGDAQAAAIAAKGTAEAEAMRKKADAFAQYGDAAVLQMLVEVLPQVVAKAAEPLSAVDKLTVISTDGASKLSRTVTDNVAQGMELLGATTGVDLAQLLKGITARGGGNAVPMAGTPAPNGKIEITE